From one Bacteroidota bacterium genomic stretch:
- a CDS encoding RHS repeat-associated core domain-containing protein — MLTKYPLYYHSFGAPMATRNKQVSSVLVTKTVSESSFSSGVDGWVATSNATLSNVYGNIRATVTALNAGMQKTFSTEAGKTYRIMFKVNLRGWPYMYVKDVASTTNLISITDFMTPGDYSYIFTATGFETNIIFHEAGNPSGSVQLASFTLEEVDAENGYRFGFNGMEKTDEMYGDGSEYSTEFRQYDARLGRWMSIDPMSSYFPWQSPYAAFDNNPILIKDPKGLAGESSNADPDKKMKRQTKRFEKLKAKLADKYGEGSDKYNSELARIGSRRRYGSSLVFHQKHSSPQVSSGSTGSINRDFALQFDNTKATYQSEKIMGGLDPLARPNYVAPGEVAGEVSFEVKVTDGQKVFLSSATTAGLQVEVLVNGQSTYNFSEAPQPAWDEKKYTDQDISHPKLVEYKSIAINTGSSSPQIVVITFKATYTNVGSKIHYRGYAPRLTAAKVSVGTISN, encoded by the coding sequence ATGCTAACTAAATACCCATTATATTACCATTCGTTCGGGGCTCCAATGGCTACTCGTAACAAACAGGTAAGCAGTGTGTTAGTGACAAAAACCGTGAGCGAAAGTTCGTTTTCAAGCGGTGTTGACGGGTGGGTAGCAACCAGCAATGCAACCTTAAGCAATGTATACGGTAACATACGTGCAACCGTAACAGCCTTAAATGCAGGTATGCAAAAAACCTTTAGTACCGAGGCAGGCAAAACCTACCGCATCATGTTTAAAGTAAACCTACGTGGCTGGCCATACATGTACGTAAAAGATGTCGCGAGTACCACAAACTTAATAAGCATAACAGATTTCATGACCCCTGGTGATTACAGTTATATTTTCACTGCTACCGGCTTTGAAACCAATATAATATTCCACGAAGCAGGTAACCCAAGCGGTAGTGTGCAATTAGCTAGTTTCACTTTAGAAGAAGTTGATGCGGAAAATGGGTATAGGTTCGGCTTTAACGGTATGGAAAAGACGGATGAGATGTATGGTGATGGGAGTGAATACTCTACAGAATTTAGACAATATGATGCTAGGTTAGGTAGATGGATGAGTATTGATCCAATGTCTAGTTATTTCCCTTGGCAAAGCCCTTATGCTGCGTTTGATAATAATCCTATTTTAATAAAAGATCCCAAAGGCTTGGCTGGGGAAAGCAGTAATGCTGACCCTGATAAAAAAATGAAACGCCAAACTAAAAGATTTGAAAAGTTGAAAGCAAAATTAGCGGACAAATATGGTGAAGGAAGTGATAAATATAATAGTGAATTGGCTAGAATTGGAAGCAGGAGGCGTTATGGATCTTCTTTAGTATTTCATCAAAAGCATAGTTCGCCTCAAGTGTCGAGTGGAAGCACTGGATCTATTAACCGTGATTTTGCATTACAATTTGATAATACAAAAGCAACATACCAAAGTGAAAAGATTATGGGTGGATTAGACCCATTGGCCCGACCAAATTATGTTGCACCAGGTGAAGTTGCCGGAGAGGTTTCATTTGAGGTTAAAGTAACAGATGGACAGAAAGTTTTTTTAAGTTCAGCGACAACTGCAGGATTGCAAGTAGAAGTACTAGTAAATGGTCAATCTACGTACAATTTTTCAGAAGCTCCTCAACCTGCTTGGGATGAAAAGAAATATACGGATCAAGATATTAGTCACCCTAAACTTGTGGAGTATAAATCAATTGCCATAAATACAGGTAGTAGTAGCCCACAAATTGTTGTAATAACATTTAAAGCAACTTATACTAATGTTGGTTCTAAAATTCATTATAGAGGTTATGCACCAAGATTAACTGCCGCTAAAGTTTCTGTAGGTACAATAAGTAATTAA
- a CDS encoding colicin E3/pyocin S6 family cytotoxin gives MSDSYRFGFNGMEKTDEAYGIGNEYSTECRQFDSRLGRWMSIDPLFRNFPWQSPYVAFDNNPITNTDPNGMASKPSTHKVKKGETLSAIAKKNNIKIEDLKSANKQIDWNSKNRTGKKQDWVYAGETINIPGEVETNEKTEKKSTDNDKDEAGYNAPPRSLPGFPDSQKVKPKNFRTRWRLPDGDLLEWDGQHGELERYNPKGKHKGVYSPEGDRIGDAVPGRKIEPMLRIPDLSPWVAPFIIVPVTMGYIILRSAERSLRVITPIIIDPKITNPDYSKPHPGS, from the coding sequence ATTAGTGATAGCTATCGCTTCGGCTTCAACGGTATGGAAAAAACGGATGAAGCATATGGCATTGGAAATGAGTATTCTACAGAGTGTAGGCAGTTTGATTCAAGATTAGGTAGGTGGATGAGTATTGACCCTTTGTTTAGAAACTTTCCTTGGCAAAGTCCTTATGTCGCTTTTGATAACAACCCTATTACAAATACTGATCCGAACGGAATGGCATCTAAACCATCTACTCATAAGGTAAAAAAGGGAGAAACACTTAGTGCGATTGCTAAAAAGAACAATATAAAAATAGAAGACTTAAAAAGTGCCAACAAACAAATAGACTGGAATAGTAAGAACCGTACAGGGAAAAAACAAGATTGGGTCTATGCTGGTGAAACAATTAATATTCCAGGAGAGGTTGAGACAAATGAAAAAACTGAAAAAAAATCAACCGATAATGATAAAGATGAAGCAGGATATAATGCACCACCTAGATCTTTACCAGGCTTTCCTGATTCACAAAAAGTTAAGCCAAAAAACTTTAGAACGAGATGGCGCTTACCAGATGGCGATCTTTTAGAATGGGATGGGCAACATGGAGAACTAGAACGATATAATCCAAAAGGTAAGCATAAAGGGGTTTATTCTCCTGAAGGTGATAGAATTGGGGATGCAGTTCCTGGAAGAAAGATAGAACCAATGCTGAGAATTCCAGATTTAAGCCCTTGGGTAGCACCATTTATAATAGTTCCAGTTACAATGGGATATATAATTTTAAGATCTGCTGAACGTTCTTTGAGAGTTATTACACCTATTATTATTGACCCTAAAATAACGAATCCAGACTATTCTAAACCACATCCAGGATCTTAA